From Humisphaera borealis, the proteins below share one genomic window:
- a CDS encoding IS110 family RNA-guided transposase → MQHEANSNAVPSAAVSDVSLPVAGIDVAKDQLDVFIDVVAQRLRVSNNDEGVARLVATLRQHKVRLVVLESTGRYHRAAAAALLQAGVNVSVVNPKNVRAFAVADGRLEKTDAIDAQVIASFGRALNPRITAKTPEKQTVLADLVSRRRGLVQVRVAERNRGQGQLPTLAATQSTKLLRLVNQQIEDLDRAIAKLIEGDDDWHNTSKIIDSVPGIGPETANQLVSSLPELGKLNRQEIAKLVGLAPLNCDSGTQRGQRHIRGGRDHVRNCLYMATFNARQRCDKFRRFFDGLVGRGKHYQVAMTACMRKLLVILNEMVKNKTHWDSKFAS, encoded by the coding sequence ATGCAGCACGAAGCCAACAGCAACGCCGTTCCGTCCGCCGCGGTGTCCGATGTCTCGTTGCCGGTCGCCGGCATCGACGTCGCCAAGGATCAGCTCGACGTCTTCATTGATGTCGTCGCCCAGCGGCTGCGAGTCAGCAACAACGACGAGGGGGTCGCACGCCTCGTCGCCACGCTGCGTCAGCACAAGGTTCGCCTGGTTGTCCTGGAGTCCACCGGCCGGTACCACCGCGCCGCGGCCGCCGCGTTGCTTCAGGCCGGCGTCAACGTCTCGGTCGTCAACCCCAAGAACGTCCGCGCCTTCGCCGTCGCCGACGGCAGGCTCGAGAAGACCGACGCGATCGACGCCCAGGTCATCGCCTCGTTCGGACGGGCGCTCAACCCGCGGATTACCGCCAAAACGCCGGAGAAACAGACGGTTCTGGCCGACCTGGTCTCCCGGCGTCGCGGCCTGGTGCAGGTCCGGGTCGCCGAACGCAACCGCGGCCAGGGACAACTGCCCACGCTGGCGGCCACCCAGTCCACGAAGCTGCTGCGGCTGGTCAACCAGCAGATCGAGGATCTGGACCGCGCGATCGCCAAGCTGATCGAAGGCGACGACGACTGGCACAATACGTCGAAGATCATCGACTCGGTGCCCGGCATCGGGCCCGAAACGGCTAACCAGCTGGTCTCCAGCCTGCCGGAGCTGGGTAAACTCAACCGCCAGGAGATCGCCAAGCTCGTCGGCCTGGCGCCGCTCAACTGCGACTCGGGCACGCAACGCGGCCAGCGGCATATCCGCGGGGGGCGGGATCACGTTCGAAACTGCCTGTACATGGCGACGTTCAATGCCCGGCAACGCTGCGACAAGTTCCGGCGTTTCTTCGATGGTCTTGTCGGGCGTGGCAAGCATTACCAAGTCGCGATGACCGCCTGCATGCGTAAGCTGCTGGTCATCCTGAACGAGATGGTGAAGAACAAGACCCATTGGGACTCGAAGTTCGCGTCATAA
- the hisF gene encoding imidazole glycerol phosphate synthase subunit HisF gives MLTKRIIPCLDVDKGRVVKGVKFFDHVDAGDPVAQAKRYQDQGADELVFYDISASHEGRQIMADLVSKVVEECFMPLCVGGGVRTLDDATRLIQAGAEKVSINSAAVKTPNLLAEVARKFGRCATVLGLDANRVKDAVTGQERWEVFVNGGRTPTGIDVLEWSKRAEALGAGEIVLNVMNADGTTAGYDLEMTAAVSEAVKIPVVASGGAGSPQHMLTVLTEGKADAALAASIFHFNKYTVGQVKTYLADNGVAVRVV, from the coding sequence TTGCTTACCAAGCGCATCATCCCCTGCCTCGACGTCGACAAGGGCCGTGTCGTGAAGGGCGTCAAATTTTTTGACCATGTCGATGCCGGCGATCCGGTCGCACAGGCCAAGCGCTATCAGGACCAGGGCGCCGACGAGCTGGTGTTCTACGACATCTCCGCCAGCCACGAGGGGCGGCAGATCATGGCCGACCTCGTCTCGAAGGTGGTCGAAGAGTGCTTCATGCCGCTCTGCGTGGGCGGCGGGGTGCGGACGCTGGACGACGCCACCCGATTGATCCAGGCCGGCGCGGAGAAAGTCAGCATCAACTCGGCCGCGGTGAAGACGCCCAACCTGCTGGCGGAGGTGGCCCGCAAGTTCGGCCGGTGCGCGACGGTGCTGGGCCTGGATGCCAACCGCGTGAAAGACGCCGTCACCGGGCAGGAGCGGTGGGAAGTCTTCGTCAACGGCGGCCGAACGCCCACGGGGATTGACGTGCTCGAATGGAGCAAGCGGGCTGAGGCGCTGGGCGCCGGTGAGATCGTACTGAACGTGATGAACGCCGACGGCACCACCGCCGGCTATGACCTGGAGATGACCGCAGCGGTCAGCGAAGCGGTGAAGATTCCCGTAGTCGCCAGCGGCGGGGCGGGAAGCCCGCAGCACATGCTGACGGTGCTAACCGAAGGCAAAGCCGACGCCGCCCTGGCCGCGAGCATCTTCCACTTCAACAAGTACACCGTAGGGCAGGTGAAGACCTACCTGGCGGACAACGGCGTCGCGGTGCGGGTGGTCTGA
- a CDS encoding DUF2716 domain-containing protein — translation MDAWEELPPHEYDRAWGLFTATFRFRPSIHKQDWPGIVEPVSSTTYDISEAYEHDDPWLRPIRGTVNQSFLTYFRTIVPPGGWFYAMDWHVGWRFYPHRDFDSRDVRAWGVSVLPHGDYTVFLTPDLRDGLFGHPWEGSVCIFGQTLPGLVKANPPALFNKPVRRDGMSFPTTGERGLP, via the coding sequence ATGGACGCTTGGGAAGAACTTCCACCACACGAATACGACCGCGCCTGGGGCCTGTTCACGGCCACCTTCCGGTTCCGACCCTCCATCCATAAACAGGACTGGCCGGGCATCGTCGAACCCGTGTCGTCAACGACCTACGACATCTCCGAAGCGTACGAGCACGACGACCCCTGGCTCCGTCCCATCCGGGGGACCGTCAATCAAAGCTTTCTGACCTACTTCCGCACCATCGTCCCGCCCGGCGGATGGTTCTACGCCATGGACTGGCATGTCGGCTGGCGGTTCTATCCGCACCGCGATTTCGATTCCCGCGACGTTCGCGCCTGGGGCGTCAGTGTGCTGCCTCACGGCGACTACACCGTTTTCCTCACGCCTGATCTTCGCGACGGGCTGTTCGGTCATCCGTGGGAGGGCTCGGTCTGCATCTTCGGGCAGACGTTGCCGGGCCTGGTGAAAGCCAATCCGCCGGCGTTGTTCAACAAGCCCGTTCGGCGGGACGGCATGTCCTTTCCGACCACGGGCGAGCGCGGTCTGCCCTGA
- a CDS encoding transposase: MPRTARSIAAGGFYHVLNRGDGRHKLFVKDADYDAFCHILADAPSCDTRSNLYAWCLLPDHWHMVLSPEREGENEKE, from the coding sequence ATGCCACGCACCGCCCGCTCCATCGCCGCCGGGGGATTCTACCATGTCCTGAATCGCGGCGACGGACGGCACAAACTCTTTGTCAAAGACGCCGACTACGACGCGTTCTGCCATATCCTCGCCGACGCACCTTCGTGCGATACCCGGTCAAACCTCTACGCTTGGTGCCTGCTGCCCGACCACTGGCACATGGTGCTGTCGCCGGAGCGCGAGGGCGAGAACGAAAAAGAGTGA
- a CDS encoding LTA synthase family protein — MTDDASPRNSPQPATGVQRKWLGATWIGIPVHCFIVLFFLEQCSRAKPAHFFRFLAANPGYFCLNYLLILFFTWFCIAVTGRLLAGLGLALLPLMLIGVINRLKQDFLFDPFFPSDLRMIDDFWAVGINFVKGWQVLLVPLALSMPLAGWWFDRRMRHPTLGWRRRAAIGIACGLPLATLILSPGTPLAKITRELGIPARVELSRAAYREAGLLLGFTLNLKTDGQRLVPPEEYSRQSIEKLTGELMHDIQPRANAATAPSGDDMKRIARNLVGGSPSINAASIARPPHVIILHLESLFRIQDVPQFTLSRNPTPNIEKLWRDSGSIRTLTAKYGGGSIFSEFEATTAFSTSLFPDPFNLPYQLVLPKGRPVPTLAWLFRAHGYRSAAIAPYARRLFQVDKLYPLLGYEQHISREDFSPSDYDDAYIADRATVDRLLTLLKGADKPMFVFTATMGSHGPYVSSGKSMTDVTIMNPPNRSGDAQLDGYVRAIARLDLSIKTLFEGLGKLDRPVVVLGYGDHLPGIPELQKTLLPGENDPVASKKARMFTTVAFLWASDGKAASDLPDQSQRSVALLVPALLRRCGIRHPFYTEFLESVAQACPGIGVDLYIGPDGQASFKPPPGATERLETLRTIEYDIFFGSQFCAPSLFPEFTSMTTEPFK; from the coding sequence ATGACTGACGACGCTTCGCCGAGAAACTCGCCCCAGCCTGCAACCGGCGTGCAGCGAAAGTGGCTCGGCGCCACCTGGATCGGGATCCCCGTTCACTGCTTTATCGTCCTGTTCTTCCTCGAACAGTGCAGCCGCGCCAAACCAGCCCATTTTTTCCGGTTCCTTGCCGCTAATCCTGGCTATTTCTGTCTCAATTACCTTCTCATCCTGTTCTTCACGTGGTTCTGCATCGCGGTGACGGGCCGGCTCCTGGCCGGGCTCGGGCTGGCGCTGCTCCCGCTGATGCTGATCGGCGTGATCAACCGGCTCAAACAGGATTTCCTGTTCGACCCGTTCTTTCCCAGCGATCTTCGGATGATCGACGACTTCTGGGCCGTCGGGATCAACTTCGTCAAGGGTTGGCAGGTGCTTCTGGTGCCGCTGGCACTGTCAATGCCCTTGGCCGGATGGTGGTTCGACCGGCGGATGCGCCATCCAACGCTGGGATGGCGGCGGCGCGCGGCGATCGGAATCGCCTGCGGCCTGCCTTTGGCGACGCTGATCTTGAGCCCGGGAACCCCGCTGGCGAAAATCACGCGCGAGCTCGGCATCCCGGCACGCGTTGAATTATCGCGCGCTGCCTACCGCGAGGCCGGACTGCTGCTGGGCTTCACCCTGAACCTCAAGACCGACGGCCAGCGGCTGGTCCCGCCAGAGGAGTACAGCCGGCAGTCCATCGAAAAACTCACCGGCGAGCTGATGCACGACATCCAGCCCCGGGCCAATGCAGCCACCGCTCCCAGCGGCGACGACATGAAGCGAATCGCCCGGAACCTGGTGGGCGGAAGTCCGTCGATCAATGCCGCAAGCATCGCGCGCCCGCCGCACGTCATCATCCTCCACTTGGAATCCCTATTCCGGATCCAGGACGTGCCCCAATTCACGCTCTCGCGAAACCCCACGCCGAACATCGAGAAGCTCTGGCGCGATTCCGGCTCGATCCGGACGCTGACGGCCAAGTACGGCGGCGGATCCATCTTCTCAGAGTTCGAGGCGACGACGGCGTTCTCGACGTCGCTCTTCCCCGACCCGTTCAACCTGCCGTATCAGCTTGTGCTGCCCAAGGGCAGACCCGTTCCGACGCTGGCATGGCTTTTCCGCGCCCACGGCTACCGCAGTGCCGCGATCGCGCCGTATGCCCGCCGGCTGTTCCAGGTGGACAAGCTCTACCCCCTGCTGGGATATGAACAGCACATCTCCCGCGAGGATTTTTCGCCCTCCGACTATGACGACGCATACATCGCCGACCGCGCGACCGTCGATCGCCTGCTGACGCTGCTCAAGGGTGCCGACAAGCCGATGTTCGTCTTCACCGCGACGATGGGCAGCCACGGGCCGTACGTCAGCAGCGGAAAGAGCATGACCGACGTCACGATCATGAACCCGCCGAACCGCTCCGGCGACGCGCAACTCGACGGCTACGTCCGCGCGATTGCGCGGCTCGACCTGTCGATCAAGACGCTGTTCGAAGGGCTCGGCAAACTCGATCGGCCGGTTGTCGTGCTGGGGTATGGCGACCATCTGCCCGGGATCCCGGAGTTGCAGAAGACGCTGCTGCCTGGGGAGAACGACCCCGTTGCGTCAAAAAAGGCACGCATGTTCACGACGGTGGCCTTCCTGTGGGCCAGCGATGGAAAGGCCGCGAGCGACCTGCCTGACCAGTCCCAGCGAAGCGTCGCGCTGCTCGTGCCGGCGCTGCTGCGGCGGTGCGGGATTCGCCACCCGTTCTACACCGAATTCCTGGAGAGCGTGGCGCAGGCCTGCCCGGGAATCGGGGTGGATCTCTACATCGGCCCCGACGGGCAGGCATCGTTCAAGCCCCCGCCGGGCGCGACGGAGCGACTCGAAACGCTCCGGACGATCGAATATGACATCTTCTTCGGCAGCCAGTTCTGCGCGCCGTCGCTTTTCCCGGAGTTTACGAGCATGACGACAGAACCCTTCAAGTAA
- a CDS encoding MATE family efflux transporter: MTRATAGTDSAPDTVLPETFASRKVDGLSTASPSSGPLSNQENGVLRPLVLLSLPILAENILHMLVGLTDTYLAGHLETEASAATAAVGTVAYILWFVNLIAMAIATGATAIVSRAVGARHRSLASSVTGQSVTASLLLGTIAAILFAIFAGPLSDLTQLKGMAHDYSRYYFQILSISLPFSLVTVAAGAVLRGAGDTLSPAIAMVVVDLVNIFLSLVLSRGYLGFPELGFKGIAIGTVVAYVIGGVILLAVLARGTRVRLYRHRLRPHWSTLRRLIRIGLPNGVEGGLTWSANFVVLRTINQFDATNVSAAAHIVTIRVESLSFMIGLAIATATATLVGQSLGQKNPARAVRVTWTAAWLAIAVMVCWAFGFFFAGRHLAMLMTSDPAAVDLAARCLAITAFSQVGFAATLVFAGALRGAGDTVAVMLINIVSQLGLRLIGVLVLVKGFHYGLEAVWVVLAIELTLRGAAITGRFIHGGWKHVKV, encoded by the coding sequence ATGACGCGTGCGACCGCCGGCACCGATTCCGCCCCAGACACTGTCCTTCCGGAGACGTTCGCGTCGCGGAAGGTCGACGGTCTGAGCACGGCGTCGCCGTCATCGGGGCCGCTGTCGAATCAGGAGAATGGCGTTCTTCGGCCGCTGGTACTGCTGTCGCTCCCGATCCTGGCAGAGAACATCCTGCACATGCTGGTGGGGCTGACGGACACCTATCTGGCCGGACACCTGGAGACCGAGGCATCGGCCGCGACGGCGGCGGTGGGGACTGTCGCTTACATCCTCTGGTTTGTGAACCTCATCGCGATGGCGATCGCCACCGGTGCGACGGCGATCGTCTCGCGGGCGGTCGGTGCCCGGCATCGGTCGCTCGCGAGCAGCGTGACCGGCCAATCGGTGACGGCGAGCCTCCTGCTGGGGACGATCGCCGCGATCTTGTTCGCGATCTTCGCCGGGCCGCTGTCTGACTTGACGCAGCTCAAGGGGATGGCGCACGACTACTCCCGCTACTACTTCCAGATCCTCTCCATCTCGCTACCTTTCAGCTTGGTGACGGTGGCCGCGGGGGCGGTGCTGCGGGGCGCGGGGGACACCCTGTCGCCGGCGATCGCGATGGTGGTCGTGGACCTGGTCAACATCTTCCTTAGCCTCGTGCTTTCGCGCGGTTACCTGGGGTTCCCGGAGTTGGGGTTCAAAGGAATCGCGATCGGCACGGTCGTGGCGTATGTGATCGGCGGGGTCATCCTGCTGGCGGTGCTTGCCCGCGGCACGCGCGTCAGGCTGTACCGCCACCGATTGAGACCGCATTGGTCCACACTCCGCCGACTGATCCGGATCGGACTGCCCAACGGCGTGGAAGGGGGACTGACCTGGAGTGCCAACTTCGTCGTCCTGCGGACGATCAACCAGTTCGATGCGACCAACGTCAGCGCGGCGGCCCACATCGTCACCATTCGGGTGGAGAGTCTCAGCTTTATGATCGGCCTGGCGATCGCGACGGCGACGGCGACGCTTGTCGGCCAGAGCCTGGGACAGAAGAACCCCGCGCGCGCCGTGCGAGTGACTTGGACCGCCGCCTGGTTGGCGATTGCCGTCATGGTCTGCTGGGCGTTCGGATTCTTCTTTGCCGGACGTCATCTGGCGATGCTGATGACATCGGATCCGGCTGCGGTCGATCTGGCGGCGCGGTGCCTGGCGATCACGGCGTTTTCGCAGGTCGGATTTGCCGCCACGCTCGTCTTTGCCGGCGCCCTGCGCGGCGCCGGCGATACCGTCGCCGTCATGCTGATCAACATTGTTAGTCAACTCGGGCTTCGGCTGATCGGCGTGCTGGTGCTGGTGAAGGGCTTTCACTACGGGCTGGAAGCGGTGTGGGTCGTGCTTGCGATCGAACTGACGCTCCGCGGCGCTGCGATCACCGGGCGGTTCATCCATGGCGGGTGGAAGCACGTGAAGGTGTGA
- a CDS encoding anti-sigma factor, with translation MNDRDRLDLMLAYAAGALEGPEEQAVRARLAEGDPRLAAALAEADEILARLSATVEPVAPPASLKSSVLSSLPDRRQHFSSPRMTGAASPAPARAAWPPLRLAVAAAVAAILIGGGLMYVALQERSTQVARLQAKLAERERQLGETQDVFGSADTKLTVLKPTDAGTQEYGRVIVDPTRRQVKVYIYSLVPPPPGKTYQLWLMPEGGGNPVPAPVFMVDATGRAVITADIPSNVKAVAGAAVSVEPPQGSASPSNVKLLSKAI, from the coding sequence ATGAACGACCGGGATCGACTAGACCTCATGCTCGCCTATGCCGCCGGCGCCCTCGAAGGGCCGGAGGAACAGGCGGTGCGCGCGCGTCTGGCGGAGGGCGATCCCAGGCTGGCCGCGGCACTCGCCGAGGCCGACGAGATTCTGGCCCGGCTCAGTGCCACGGTCGAACCGGTCGCGCCACCGGCATCGCTCAAATCAAGCGTACTTTCGTCGCTACCAGACCGTCGTCAGCACTTCTCGAGCCCCCGGATGACGGGGGCCGCATCTCCCGCGCCGGCGCGAGCCGCCTGGCCACCCCTGCGGCTTGCTGTCGCGGCGGCGGTAGCGGCGATACTGATCGGAGGCGGCCTGATGTACGTTGCACTGCAGGAGCGATCGACGCAGGTCGCTCGTTTGCAGGCTAAGCTGGCCGAGCGCGAAAGGCAGCTTGGCGAGACACAGGATGTTTTCGGATCGGCCGACACGAAGCTGACGGTCCTGAAGCCTACCGACGCCGGCACACAGGAATACGGCCGCGTGATCGTCGATCCGACGCGTCGGCAGGTGAAGGTCTACATCTACAGTCTTGTCCCGCCGCCACCAGGTAAGACGTACCAACTCTGGCTGATGCCCGAGGGGGGCGGCAACCCGGTCCCCGCGCCGGTGTTCATGGTCGATGCCACAGGCCGTGCGGTCATCACGGCAGACATTCCGTCGAACGTCAAAGCGGTTGCCGGCGCAGCGGTGAGCGTCGAGCCTCCGCAAGGTTCGGCGTCGCCGTCGAACGTAAAGCTGCTGTCGAAGGCAATCTAG
- a CDS encoding sigma-70 family RNA polymerase sigma factor: protein MPVVATAIRRYDAARVGEHTSTSPPESAAVDPLIDARLMRAVSAGDRDAMGALYDRYAPRLFGLLLRMLGNRAEAEETLADLFFEVWDRADRYDPDRGCVATYLTTLTRSRAIDRRRRRTARPDTDPARSRPVDASDADTPSGASPSPLSGVLFEEQAAAVRRAMNRLDSAQRTAIELSFFDGLSHSEIADQLNRPLGTVKTWIRQGLGRLRDGLQSYSDPQETGQRP from the coding sequence TTGCCCGTCGTCGCCACAGCAATCCGCCGCTACGATGCGGCACGCGTGGGAGAGCACACATCGACATCTCCGCCTGAATCCGCAGCGGTCGATCCGTTGATCGATGCGCGGCTCATGCGCGCCGTCTCGGCGGGTGACCGCGACGCGATGGGCGCGTTGTACGATCGTTACGCCCCGCGGCTGTTCGGGCTGCTGCTTCGGATGCTCGGCAACCGAGCCGAGGCCGAGGAAACGCTGGCGGACCTGTTCTTTGAGGTGTGGGACCGGGCCGATCGGTACGATCCGGATCGGGGCTGCGTCGCGACCTATCTGACGACATTGACCCGCAGCCGGGCGATCGACCGCAGACGCCGCCGAACCGCAAGGCCGGACACTGACCCTGCCCGATCCCGCCCGGTCGATGCCTCCGACGCCGACACCCCGTCGGGTGCGTCGCCGTCTCCGCTGTCGGGGGTGCTGTTCGAGGAACAGGCGGCGGCTGTCCGGCGTGCCATGAACCGGCTCGACTCGGCCCAGCGAACCGCGATCGAACTGTCCTTTTTCGACGGCTTGAGCCACAGTGAAATTGCCGATCAACTGAATCGTCCGCTCGGCACAGTCAAAACCTGGATTCGCCAGGGGCTCGGCCGTTTGCGCGACGGCCTTCAATCGTATTCTGACCCGCAGGAGACCGGGCAACGCCCATGA
- a CDS encoding WecB/TagA/CpsF family glycosyltransferase, producing the protein MKSSSVTFRARAEVSTSHAAAPAVTPVRFPAKVELFNGVMMTPTTYDDVVDVCINAAKARQPAITAFAANHILAMAAGDEAFRARMNDFDLVAPDGQPVRWAMNYFHDAGLTDRVYGPELTRRLCQAAAERGVSIYLFGATDAVIAKLCENLHAMFPKLVIAGAESPPFRPLTPEEDAAAIKRINDSGAGLLFIGIGAPKQENFAHAHRHSIKAVQLCVGAAFDFHAGVKETAPAWMQKRGLEWLYRLTKEPKRLWKRYFVTNTHYLALFAKHAVLKKLGKFPRQQSTSSRPTDSDLDDELTVAA; encoded by the coding sequence GTGAAGAGTTCCTCGGTTACGTTCCGAGCTCGCGCCGAAGTTTCGACCTCTCATGCCGCCGCGCCGGCCGTTACGCCGGTCCGGTTCCCCGCCAAGGTCGAGCTGTTCAACGGCGTCATGATGACGCCAACCACTTACGACGATGTCGTCGACGTCTGCATCAACGCCGCCAAGGCCCGTCAGCCGGCAATCACCGCGTTTGCCGCCAATCACATCCTGGCGATGGCGGCGGGCGACGAAGCGTTCCGCGCCCGCATGAACGATTTCGACTTGGTCGCGCCGGATGGTCAGCCGGTCCGCTGGGCGATGAACTACTTTCACGATGCCGGCCTGACCGACCGCGTTTACGGCCCGGAACTGACCCGCCGTCTGTGCCAGGCTGCGGCTGAGCGTGGGGTGAGCATCTACCTGTTCGGCGCGACCGATGCGGTGATCGCGAAACTCTGCGAGAACCTGCATGCGATGTTCCCCAAGCTGGTCATCGCCGGTGCCGAAAGCCCGCCGTTCCGTCCGTTGACCCCCGAAGAGGACGCGGCGGCGATCAAGCGGATCAACGACAGCGGCGCGGGGCTGCTGTTTATCGGAATCGGCGCTCCGAAGCAGGAGAACTTCGCCCACGCCCACCGGCACAGCATTAAGGCGGTGCAGCTTTGCGTCGGGGCGGCGTTCGATTTCCACGCCGGCGTCAAAGAGACCGCTCCCGCCTGGATGCAGAAGCGCGGCCTCGAGTGGCTCTACCGTCTGACCAAGGAACCCAAGCGGCTCTGGAAGCGGTACTTCGTGACCAACACGCACTACCTGGCGTTGTTCGCCAAGCACGCGGTTCTGAAGAAACTCGGCAAGTTCCCCAGGCAGCAGTCTACCTCGTCGCGCCCGACCGATTCAGACCTGGACGACGAATTGACCGTCGCGGCCTGA
- a CDS encoding sugar transferase, whose translation MKSVSDRLTKRRSLSRTLWRTLESLPTSEQIERLITREVARAERNGLHFSLVLFRVKRGGRLGLNEKRLALTLLRRVRVTDEVGWFDADHLCAVLPDTSSQGAQIFADSACDMVARKGPRPIAVVYSFPFDWIDGDNDDDDNDRPGGKGPGGRHEPAARARTDLRTDRLGLGDLVGEDAAHNGHHHNGHKGNGKQRHDDPAPLNRHAGGGVAVMEAPSAIAELLRAAPAKDPRTLGALGTAPRTDGANVGHEVKPIQDLLVRPMPIWKRSLDLFCALGMITMLSPLLLVAAAMIKLTSKGPVIFKQKRAGLGGRPFTIYKFRTMCNDAEAKKKALRQFSEQDGPAFKMARDPRITRVGAILRKTSIDELPQLFNVVKGDMSLVGPRPLPLDEQDAAETWQQRRLDVTPGLTCIWQITGRSKVSFAEWVRMDVAYMRRRTIFHDLAILFKTVPAVLLRRGAR comes from the coding sequence ATGAAGTCCGTATCGGATCGATTGACCAAGCGGCGATCGCTGTCCCGCACGCTGTGGCGAACGCTCGAAAGCCTGCCGACGTCAGAGCAGATCGAGCGATTGATCACGCGTGAAGTCGCCCGCGCCGAACGCAACGGGCTCCATTTCTCGCTCGTTTTGTTCAGGGTCAAGCGAGGCGGTCGCCTCGGATTGAATGAAAAGCGCCTGGCCCTCACGCTGCTTCGGCGGGTGCGGGTGACCGACGAAGTCGGCTGGTTTGACGCCGACCACCTCTGCGCCGTTCTGCCCGATACGTCGAGCCAGGGGGCGCAGATCTTCGCCGACTCAGCGTGCGACATGGTCGCCCGGAAGGGTCCCCGCCCGATCGCGGTGGTCTACAGCTTTCCCTTCGACTGGATCGACGGCGACAACGACGATGACGACAACGACCGCCCCGGTGGCAAGGGCCCCGGCGGACGCCACGAACCGGCCGCCAGGGCGCGGACCGATCTGCGAACCGACCGCCTGGGGCTTGGCGATCTCGTCGGCGAAGACGCCGCGCACAACGGTCACCATCACAACGGCCATAAAGGTAACGGCAAGCAGCGGCATGACGACCCTGCACCACTGAACCGCCACGCCGGCGGTGGTGTCGCGGTCATGGAGGCCCCGTCGGCGATCGCCGAACTGCTTCGCGCCGCCCCGGCGAAAGATCCGCGCACGCTTGGCGCACTGGGGACCGCCCCGCGAACCGATGGCGCGAACGTGGGTCACGAGGTTAAGCCGATCCAGGACCTGCTCGTGCGCCCGATGCCGATCTGGAAGCGATCGCTCGACCTGTTCTGCGCGCTGGGCATGATCACGATGCTGTCCCCGCTGCTGCTGGTGGCCGCGGCGATGATCAAGCTCACGAGCAAGGGCCCCGTGATCTTCAAGCAGAAACGCGCCGGCTTGGGTGGTCGGCCCTTCACGATCTACAAGTTCCGCACGATGTGCAACGACGCCGAGGCCAAGAAGAAGGCCCTGCGCCAGTTCAGCGAACAGGACGGACCGGCGTTCAAGATGGCTCGCGATCCGCGCATCACGCGGGTCGGTGCAATCCTCCGCAAGACCAGCATCGACGAGCTGCCGCAGCTGTTCAACGTCGTCAAAGGCGACATGTCGCTGGTCGGTCCGCGTCCCCTGCCGCTGGACGAACAGGACGCCGCCGAGACCTGGCAGCAGCGCCGGCTCGACGTCACACCGGGTCTGACCTGCATCTGGCAGATCACCGGTCGGAGCAAGGTCAGCTTCGCGGAATGGGTGCGGATGGACGTCGCCTACATGCGTCGCCGGACTATCTTCCATGACCTGGCGATTCTGTTCAAGACGGTACCGGCGGTGCTGTTGCGCCGCGGTGCCCGATAA